Proteins from one Triticum aestivum cultivar Chinese Spring chromosome 7A, IWGSC CS RefSeq v2.1, whole genome shotgun sequence genomic window:
- the LOC123152243 gene encoding glycine-rich cell wall structural protein 2: protein MAVKCILLFGVVLASFLLLCQDGADARELTETKPKESEEKNMKPGYGNNGGGYGNNGGYGNNGGGYGNNGGYGNNGGGYGNNGGGYQHGGGYGNNGGGYQHGGGYGNNGGGSGNNGGGYGGGSGNPGYGGGYGNPGYGGGNNGGYGNGGSDPGRGGGYGNPGYGGGNNGGYGSGSGGGYGSGGGSGGGGGYGGGSGGGGGYP from the exons ATGGCTGTCAAGTGTATACTTCTGTTTGGTGTCGTACTAGCGTCTTTCCTGCTTCTCTGCCAGGATGGAGCAGATGCTAGAGAGCTCACCGAAACTAAACCtaaag AATCCGAGGAGAAGAATATGAAACCTGGGTATGGAAACAATGGGGGAGGATATGGAAACAATGGAGGATACGGAAACAATGGCGGAGGATATGGGAACAACGGAGGATATGGAAACAATGGCGGAGGATATGGAAACAACGGTGGTGGTTACCAGCATGGTGGAGGATACGGAAACAACGGTGGTGGGTACCAGCATGGTGGAGGATACGGAAACAATGGTGGAGGGTCTGGAAACAATGGTGGTGGGTATGGTGGAGGGTCTGGAAATCCTGGATATGGCGGTGGTTATGGCAATCCTGGCTATGGTGGCGGCAACAACGGTGGATATGGTAATGGTGGCAGTGACCCAGGACGTGGTGGTGGGTACGGCAATCCTGGCTACGGTGGTGGCAACAATGGTGGGTATGGCAGTGGCTCTGGTGGAGGGTATGGCTCTGGTGGCGGGTCTGGCGGGGGTGGAGGTTACGGTGGAggctccggtggtggtggtggctatcCTTGA